In Ovis aries strain OAR_USU_Benz2616 breed Rambouillet chromosome 8, ARS-UI_Ramb_v3.0, whole genome shotgun sequence, a single window of DNA contains:
- the SERAC1 gene encoding protein SERAC1 produces MSLAAYCVICWRRMGTSTPPPKSSTYWRDIRNIIKLTGSLILGGSLFITYEVLALKKSLTLDTQVVEREKMKSYIYVHTVSLDKTENHGITYQARKELHKAVRKVLATSARIFRGPFADTFSTVDIEDHDCAVWLLLRKSRSDDRAARLQAVQEMSEARHWHDYQYRIIAQACDMRTLTGLARSKESDLRFFLHPPPLPSLKEDSSTEEELRHLLASLPQTDLDECIQCFTALALSESSQSLAAQKGGLWCFGGNGLPYAESFGEVPSATVEMFCLEALVKHSEIPTHCDKIEANGGLQLLQRLYQLHKDCPKVQRNIMRILGNMALNEHLHSTIVRSGWVSILAEAVKSQHVMEASHAARTLANLDRETVPDKYQDGVYLLHPLYRTSQPIKADVLFIHGLMGAAFKTWRQQDNDQDLTEKVSEDETKYTTCWPKSWLARDCPALRIISVEYDTSLSDWRARCPTERKSIAFRSNELLRKLRAAGVGDRPVIWVSHSMGGLLVKKMLLEASKKPEMSTIINNTRGIIFYSVPHHGSHLAEYSVNIRYLLFPSLEVKELSKDSPALKTLQDDFLEFAKDKNFQVLSFVETLPTYIGSMIKLHVVPLESADLGLGDLIPVDVNHLNICKPKTKDAFLYQRTLQFIRDALAKDLEN; encoded by the exons ATGTCCCTGGCTGCTTATTGTGTCATCTGCTGGAGAAGAATGGGAACCTCGACTCCTCCGCCAAAAAGCAGCACATACTGGAGAGATATCA GAAATATAATAAAGCTTACTGGATCACTTATTTTAGG aggctctttatttattACATATGAAGTTCTGGCCTTGAAGAAGTCTTTGACATTAGATACTCAAGtggtagaaagagaaaaaatgaagtcatatatatatgtgcacacagtTTCTTtagataaaacagaaaatcatg GAATCACCTACCAGGCAAGAAAAGAGCTTCACAAAGCAGTAAGAAAAGTATTGGCAACATCAGCCAGGATATTTCGGGGTCCATTTGCTG ACACTTTTAGTACAGTCGATATAGAAGATCATGACTGCGccgtgtggctgctgctgaggaaGAGCCGGTCAGATGACAGAGCAGCCCGACTGCAGGCCGTCCAGGAGATGTCGGAGGCCCGTCACTGGCACG ATTACCAGTACAGGATAATTGCTCAAGCCTGTGATATGAGAACTCTTACTGGTTTGGCACGAAGCAAAGAgagtgatcttcgtttttttctccaccctcctcctctgccatctttaaaAGAA gATTCTTCCACTGAAGAAGAGCTCAGACACTTGCTGGCTTCTTTACCTCAAACAGACCTGGACGAGTGTATCCAGTGTTTTACAGCTTTGGCTCTGAGTGAGAGCAGTCAAAGTCTAGCTGCTCAGAAG GGTGGTTTATGGTGTTTCGGAGGAAATGGACTTCCTTATGCGGAAAGTTTTGGAGAAGTTCCTTCAGCTACAGTGGAAATGTTCTGTTTGGAAGCTTTAGTAAAGCATTCTGAG ATACCCACACATTGTGATAAAATTGAAGCAAATGGAGGCTTGCAACTACTGCAGAGGCTGTACCAACTTCACAAGGACTGTCCTAAAGTACAGAGAAATATAATGCGTATCCTTGGAAATATGGCTTTGAATGAACATCTTCATTCTACTATAGTGCGCTCAG GCTGGGTTTCCATACTGGCAGAAGCAGTCAAGTCTCAGCACGTCATGGAGGCCTCCCATGCTGCCAGAACGCTGGCTAACCTAGACCGAGAGACTGTGCCAGACAAGTACCAGGACGGCGTGTACCTGCTGCACCCGCTGTACCGCACCAG TCAGCCCATCAAAGCAGATGTCCTTTTTATTCACGGCCTTATGGGAGCAGCATTCAAAACATGGCGCCAGCAGGACAATGATCAGGATTTAACTGAAAAGGTCTCAGAAGATGAAACCAAGTATACAACGTGTTGGCCCAAG tcGTGGTTAGCAAGAGACTGTCCTGCTCTCCGAATAATATCTGTGGAGTATGACACCAGCCTCAGTGACTGGAGAGCCAGGTGCCCTACAGAAAG AAAGTCCATCGCATTCCGGAGCAACGAACTTCTGAGGAAGCTCAGAGCTGCTGGTGTTGGGGACAGGCCAGTGATATGGGTGTCACACAGCATGGGAG GTCTTCTTGTCAAAAAGATGCTGTTGGAAGCCTCAAAGAAGCCAGAAATGAGTACTATTATAAACAATACCAGAGGAATAATTTTTTATAGTGTCCCTCATCATGGATCCCATCTGGCTGAATACTCTGTTAATATTCGCtatcttctctttccctctttggaaGTCAAAGAACTCAGCAAAG ATTCTCCCGCCCTTAAAACACTACAGGATGACTTTCTGGAGTTTGCAAAAGACAAAAACTTCCAGGTGCTGAGTTTTGTGGAAACACTACCGACCTACATTGGTAGCATGATTAAACTCCACGTGGTGCCCCTGGAATCGGCAG atTTAGGCCTTGGAGATCTAATTCCTGTGGACGTTAACCATCTGAACATTTGTAAGCCAAAGACAAAGGATGCTTTTTTGTACCAGCGTACCTTACAATTCATCCGTGACGCTTTAGCGAAAGACCTGGAAAACTGA